In a genomic window of Deltaproteobacteria bacterium:
- a CDS encoding DUF4872 domain-containing protein, which yields MRLVPGYVHRAGIHCGSTAMRNVIRFLGEDYPEEVLFGLGEGLSFIYVENQGVPPYITIHGRPLDLEEVLARRLGLTFEQDLAENGEDAWDFSRRSLDTGNPVLINTDIRFLDYFSSGTHFSGHRVVLAGYGPDGVAYISDSEFPAPMEIPVSSLKVARESAIPPFAVPHCSAVITGTPVMPGKEGFVQAAVNCSKKMLFPEDPMTGLPGMLRAILDLPGWHEKSETPDFAARFAYQVIEKRGTGGGFFRNMYTGFLISAAQRTKDFFTSGLVDDMSRIASSWSEVASSFRELSENYDPSGFKKIAGYLAKTADLEERYHKKVLHIFT from the coding sequence ATGAGACTGGTTCCCGGCTACGTGCACCGCGCAGGAATTCACTGCGGCTCAACGGCGATGCGAAACGTGATACGGTTTCTCGGTGAGGACTACCCCGAAGAGGTGCTCTTCGGCCTCGGGGAAGGGCTGAGCTTCATCTACGTGGAAAACCAGGGTGTGCCCCCCTATATCACCATCCACGGGAGGCCTTTGGACCTCGAGGAGGTCCTCGCCCGCCGCCTCGGCCTCACATTTGAGCAGGACCTTGCGGAAAACGGGGAGGATGCCTGGGATTTCTCCAGGAGGAGCCTTGATACGGGAAACCCCGTTCTGATCAACACGGATATAAGATTCCTCGATTATTTTTCGAGCGGCACCCATTTTTCCGGCCACCGGGTGGTCCTTGCCGGGTACGGTCCCGACGGGGTCGCCTATATCTCCGACTCGGAATTTCCGGCCCCCATGGAGATACCCGTTTCCTCCCTCAAGGTGGCAAGGGAATCGGCGATTCCGCCTTTTGCCGTGCCCCACTGCTCCGCGGTAATCACGGGCACACCGGTGATGCCCGGGAAAGAGGGGTTCGTCCAGGCGGCGGTAAACTGTTCAAAGAAGATGCTTTTTCCGGAAGACCCGATGACGGGACTTCCCGGAATGCTCAGGGCAATCCTCGATCTCCCGGGGTGGCATGAAAAGAGCGAGACACCCGATTTTGCGGCGCGCTTCGCCTATCAGGTTATCGAGAAGAGAGGAACGGGGGGCGGGTTTTTCCGGAACATGTACACCGGGTTTCTGATCTCTGCCGCTCAGAGGACGAAAGACTTTTTCACGTCCGGGCTGGTCGACGATATGTCCCGGATCGCTTCGAGCTGGAGCGAGGTTGCCTCCTCGTTCAGGGAGCTGAGCGAGAACTACGACCCGTCGGGTTTCAAGAAGATTGCAGGATACCTTGCAAAGACGGCGGATCTGGAGGAGCGCTACCACAAGAAAGTCCTTCATATCTTTACCTGA
- a CDS encoding DedA family protein, translating into MVYRILEILSLFIIAVISTLGLPGIVLLMGIESACIPLPSEVIMPFSGYLVSQGRFTLLEVSLAGTIGCLVGSIPAYYLGKYGGRPLIEKYGKYVLISRKDLETADRWFTNYGEITIFFARLLPVIRTFIAFPAGVSSMNIPKFSIYTLLGSFPWCLGLAYIGLKLGENWPVLREYFHRFDLLIGLVILAGIIYYIYRHVKSE; encoded by the coding sequence GTGGTATACAGAATTCTTGAAATACTCAGCCTCTTCATCATTGCCGTCATCTCCACTCTCGGGCTGCCGGGCATCGTGCTGCTCATGGGGATTGAAAGCGCCTGCATCCCTCTGCCGTCTGAGGTAATAATGCCGTTTTCCGGCTATCTGGTGTCTCAGGGGCGTTTTACGCTCCTCGAGGTCTCCCTTGCGGGAACGATTGGGTGCCTTGTCGGGTCGATACCCGCATATTACCTGGGGAAATACGGCGGCAGGCCCCTTATCGAAAAGTATGGCAAGTACGTCCTCATAAGCAGAAAAGATCTCGAAACTGCCGACCGCTGGTTCACCAATTATGGTGAGATAACGATATTTTTCGCCAGGCTGCTCCCGGTTATCAGGACCTTCATCGCATTTCCCGCTGGAGTTTCGAGCATGAACATTCCGAAATTTTCCATCTACACCCTCCTTGGCTCCTTCCCCTGGTGCCTCGGGCTCGCCTACATCGGTCTCAAGCTCGGAGAAAACTGGCCGGTATTACGGGAGTACTTCCACCGTTTCGATCTCCTGATCGGCCTCGTAATCCTGGCGGGGATCATCTACTATATCTACAGGCACGTTAAATCAGAATAA
- a CDS encoding cold shock domain-containing protein yields MAKGRVKWFNDTKGYGFIEQEDGPDVFVHFSAIKTEGFKTLKEGDEVEFEISEGPKGPQAVNVVKAD; encoded by the coding sequence GTGGCAAAAGGTCGTGTTAAGTGGTTCAACGATACCAAGGGGTATGGGTTCATCGAGCAGGAAGACGGGCCGGATGTTTTCGTCCACTTCTCCGCGATCAAGACGGAAGGCTTCAAGACCCTCAAGGAGGGGGATGAAGTTGAGTTTGAGATTTCAGAGGGACCGAAAGGCCCTCAGGCCGTCAATGTAGTGAAAGCGGACTGA
- a CDS encoding endonuclease V, whose amino-acid sequence MRSRRIEEARKIQERLRKSLRLVPLHRDRIRTVCGVDVSYLGDRSVIFATAAVLSYPGLELLEEKFSVHETDFPYIPGYLAFREAPSILRTVALLTVPVDLFLVDGHGTAHPRRFGIASHIGVVSGLPAIGCAKKRLVGEYEEPSREKGAYTFLYHREEKVGAAVRTRDGKKPMFISPGHLADVESAVSVALSATGRYRIPEPIRLAHALTVRVRKDFRENQEIPRRG is encoded by the coding sequence ATGAGATCCCGCCGAATCGAGGAAGCCCGCAAGATTCAGGAACGGTTGAGAAAATCCCTCAGACTGGTGCCGCTTCACCGCGATAGGATCAGGACGGTCTGCGGCGTCGATGTCTCCTACCTCGGGGACAGGAGCGTGATATTCGCCACCGCAGCGGTCCTCTCGTATCCGGGGCTCGAGTTGCTTGAGGAAAAATTCAGCGTCCATGAGACGGATTTTCCCTACATACCGGGTTACCTCGCCTTCAGGGAGGCCCCCTCAATCCTGAGAACGGTCGCTCTTCTCACCGTCCCCGTGGACCTTTTTCTCGTCGACGGCCATGGCACGGCACACCCCCGCAGATTTGGCATCGCCTCACACATAGGCGTCGTCTCCGGCCTGCCCGCAATCGGCTGTGCCAAGAAGCGGCTCGTGGGGGAATACGAGGAGCCCTCGCGGGAAAAGGGGGCGTATACCTTCCTCTATCACCGGGAGGAGAAGGTGGGTGCCGCCGTTCGGACGAGAGACGGGAAAAAGCCCATGTTCATCTCTCCCGGACACCTTGCGGATGTCGAGTCGGCAGTCTCTGTGGCGCTCTCTGCAACGGGAAGGTACAGGATTCCCGAACCGATACGGCTGGCCCACGCCCTCACCGTCAGGGTGCGGAAGGATTTCCGTGAAAACCAGGAAATACCCCGGAGGGGCTGA
- the secG gene encoding preprotein translocase subunit SecG, which produces MYTFLIVVHVIVSIVLIAVVLMQTGKGAELGAVFGGSSSQTIFGPAGPAGALGKITAGAAIIFMLTSLILAYMSGSAPKKTLMEDVPAQTETAPPVSVPPLPQSLPGPVEAPAPPPSK; this is translated from the coding sequence ATGTACACGTTCCTGATAGTCGTCCACGTGATCGTCTCGATCGTCCTGATCGCCGTGGTCCTGATGCAGACCGGAAAAGGCGCCGAATTAGGCGCCGTGTTCGGCGGTTCTTCGTCCCAGACGATCTTTGGACCCGCAGGCCCGGCAGGGGCGCTCGGTAAGATAACCGCCGGGGCTGCGATCATATTCATGCTGACCTCGCTCATCCTGGCATACATGAGCGGTTCAGCCCCCAAAAAGACGCTGATGGAGGACGTGCCCGCACAGACGGAGACGGCACCTCCCGTCAGCGTCCCGCCACTGCCCCAGTCACTTCCCGGGCCGGTGGAAGCACCTGCGCCACCCCCCTCCAAATAG
- a CDS encoding triose-phosphate isomerase — MRRPVIAGNWKMNKSTGEAVAFARELVPKVAGVGEVDIVLAPPYTSLASLTAELSGTGIKVAAQNLHFADSGAYTGEVSAGMLLDLGVTHVIIGHSERRQYFGEEDDTVNLKVKAAIAKGLVPIVCVGETLEEREKGETKNVVRIQAEGGLRDVSFTDPSSLVIAYEPVWAIGTGKTATPDQAQEVHEFIRGLLVNLFGEEAARSIRILYGGSVTPDNIKSLMAEADIDGGLVGGASLSPASFEKLVKFYL; from the coding sequence ATGAGAAGACCCGTAATCGCCGGAAACTGGAAGATGAACAAATCCACCGGGGAGGCAGTCGCTTTCGCCAGAGAGCTGGTCCCGAAGGTGGCAGGCGTGGGAGAGGTGGACATTGTTCTGGCACCCCCCTACACGTCGCTTGCCTCCCTCACCGCGGAACTTTCGGGAACAGGCATAAAGGTGGCCGCACAGAACCTGCACTTTGCCGACAGCGGGGCATACACGGGCGAGGTTTCCGCCGGAATGCTTCTCGACCTCGGGGTTACCCACGTGATCATCGGCCACTCCGAGAGGAGGCAGTACTTCGGCGAAGAGGACGACACGGTGAACCTGAAAGTAAAAGCGGCTATCGCAAAGGGCCTCGTCCCCATCGTCTGCGTTGGCGAAACCCTGGAGGAGAGGGAAAAGGGCGAAACGAAGAATGTGGTCCGGATACAGGCGGAGGGAGGTCTCAGGGATGTCTCTTTCACCGATCCTTCCTCCCTCGTCATCGCCTATGAGCCGGTCTGGGCGATCGGGACGGGGAAGACCGCCACGCCGGACCAGGCGCAGGAAGTCCACGAGTTCATACGGGGGCTCCTCGTGAACCTCTTCGGTGAGGAAGCGGCCAGGAGCATACGGATCCTCTACGGGGGTTCCGTGACGCCGGACAACATAAAGTCGCTCATGGCGGAGGCCGATATAGACGGCGGCCTCGTCGGCGGGGCAAGTCTTTCCCCCGCGTCATTTGAAAAACTGGTAAAATTTTACCTGTAA
- the gap gene encoding type I glyceraldehyde-3-phosphate dehydrogenase, translating into MAIKVGINGFGRIGRSFLRIATKHKNINVVAVNDLTDAKTLAHLFKYDSVHGTFPGKVSFKGDSLVVNGKPVKVFSEKDPEKLPWKKLRVSVVLEATGIFRDQQGAGKHLKAGAKRVIISAPAKDPDITIVLGVNEDQFDPKKHRIISNASCTTNCLAPVVKVINDTFGIERGLMTTIHAYTNDQRILDLPHKDLRRARAAALSMIPTTTGAATAVTLVIPELAGKLDGMAMRVPTPNVSVVDFTAQVKKKATAEKVNSAMKKAARGKMRKILKYSDEPLVSTDFNHTPYSSIVDAPSTNVVDGNLVKVLAWYDNEWGYAARCVDLVDLIGR; encoded by the coding sequence ATGGCCATAAAAGTGGGTATTAACGGTTTCGGAAGGATCGGAAGGTCATTTTTGAGAATTGCAACGAAGCACAAAAACATCAACGTTGTCGCCGTGAACGACCTCACCGACGCGAAGACCCTCGCCCACCTGTTCAAGTACGATTCCGTGCACGGAACATTTCCGGGCAAAGTAAGCTTCAAGGGTGATTCCCTCGTGGTAAACGGGAAACCGGTCAAAGTGTTCTCGGAAAAGGACCCGGAAAAGCTTCCCTGGAAGAAGCTTCGGGTAAGCGTCGTCCTCGAAGCCACGGGAATTTTCCGCGACCAGCAGGGTGCGGGAAAGCACCTGAAGGCAGGGGCGAAAAGGGTTATCATATCGGCGCCGGCAAAAGACCCGGACATCACGATCGTCCTCGGGGTCAACGAGGACCAGTTTGACCCGAAGAAGCACAGGATCATCTCGAACGCGTCGTGCACGACCAATTGCCTTGCCCCCGTGGTCAAAGTGATAAACGATACATTCGGGATCGAGCGCGGTCTCATGACCACCATCCACGCCTACACGAATGACCAGAGAATACTCGACCTCCCCCACAAGGACCTGAGGAGGGCGCGCGCCGCTGCCCTTTCAATGATCCCCACCACGACGGGAGCCGCCACGGCTGTCACGCTGGTGATACCCGAACTCGCCGGCAAGCTCGACGGCATGGCAATGAGGGTCCCCACGCCGAACGTCTCCGTGGTAGACTTCACGGCGCAGGTAAAAAAGAAGGCCACGGCCGAGAAGGTAAACAGCGCCATGAAAAAAGCCGCCAGGGGAAAGATGAGAAAAATCCTGAAGTACAGCGACGAACCGCTCGTCTCAACCGATTTCAACCACACTCCCTATTCGAGCATCGTCGATGCGCCCTCCACGAATGTCGTGGATGGGAACCTGGTAAAAGTGCTCGCCTGGTACGATAACGAGTGGGGTTACGCAGCCCGGTGCGTCGACCTGGTCGATCTCATCGGAAGATGA
- the ald gene encoding alanine dehydrogenase, producing MIIGVPKEIKAHENRVAMTPGGARELASDGHRILIEKNAGAGAGFSDREYEEAGGEILDAGAIWDRAELIAKVKEPLPAEYNLLKEGQTIFTFLHLAADLNLTKTLLDKRVTGLAYETVTDEKGNLPILRPMSAIAGALSIQAGATGLEKPKGGRGVLLTGLPETKPAAVTIVGAGTSGRMAARVASGMGADVTVLDILPEKLEHVRDLTQQKAKTLLSGRESLAREVERSDLLVLTVLVPGYLAPRLVTRELVSAMKAGACIVDISIDQGGAAETSRPTTLADPYFTEEGVVHYCVTNMPSAVPLTSTRALTSMTLPYLKKLASSGVIACVRKDQGLKNGVNTHRGQITCKGVAEAFSLEYMPIEKIL from the coding sequence ATGATTATCGGCGTTCCAAAAGAGATCAAGGCCCATGAAAACAGGGTGGCCATGACCCCCGGCGGGGCCCGCGAACTTGCGTCCGACGGGCACCGGATCCTCATCGAAAAAAACGCGGGTGCGGGGGCGGGCTTCAGCGACAGGGAATACGAAGAGGCGGGCGGAGAGATCCTGGACGCCGGGGCCATCTGGGACAGGGCAGAGCTCATCGCCAAGGTGAAGGAGCCCCTCCCCGCGGAATACAATCTGCTGAAAGAGGGCCAGACGATCTTCACCTTCCTCCACCTTGCGGCGGATCTCAACCTCACCAAAACCCTCCTGGATAAAAGGGTGACGGGGCTGGCCTACGAGACGGTGACCGACGAGAAGGGGAACCTCCCCATCCTGCGGCCGATGAGCGCGATCGCCGGTGCCCTCTCCATCCAGGCAGGCGCCACGGGCCTTGAAAAACCGAAGGGCGGCAGGGGCGTCCTCCTCACGGGGCTCCCGGAGACGAAACCGGCAGCCGTGACCATCGTGGGGGCGGGCACCTCCGGGAGGATGGCAGCCCGCGTTGCATCGGGAATGGGCGCAGACGTCACCGTCCTGGACATCCTTCCGGAAAAGCTGGAGCACGTCAGGGATTTAACCCAGCAAAAAGCAAAGACCCTCCTGTCCGGCAGGGAATCTCTCGCCCGAGAGGTTGAGCGCTCGGACCTCCTCGTGCTCACCGTTCTCGTGCCCGGATACCTTGCGCCCCGGCTGGTGACCAGGGAGCTGGTCTCGGCCATGAAGGCGGGAGCCTGTATCGTCGACATCAGCATAGACCAGGGAGGCGCCGCCGAAACATCACGCCCCACTACCCTTGCGGATCCGTACTTCACTGAAGAGGGCGTGGTGCACTACTGCGTGACGAACATGCCATCGGCCGTCCCGCTGACTTCCACGAGGGCGCTGACTTCCATGACCCTCCCCTATCTAAAAAAGCTGGCATCCTCCGGCGTAATCGCCTGCGTGCGCAAAGACCAGGGCCTGAAAAACGGCGTGAACACCCACAGGGGTCAGATAACGTGCAAAGGGGTGGCAGAGGCTTTTTCGCTGGAGTACATGCCCATCGAGAAGATCCTGTAA
- a CDS encoding D-glycerate dehydrogenase gives MKKKRVFVTRKLPGRAFDELRESCHVVNMPGEGTLERKELLHALTEVDGIVSTLADLIDVRVMEKAGSRLAVVSNYAVGYNNIDVQEATRRKVIVCNTPDVLTDATADMAFTMLLAIARDLAGAHNFTAGGNFLGWDPYLFLGVPVWGKTIGIVGMGKIGSAIARRALGFDMKVLYHNRNRVDPGLEKELGAGYRSLPELLGLSDFVVLAASLTDDTREMIGKDEIALMKREACLINICRGEVVREADLVDALKKGVIRGAALDVYEKEPEIHPGLFGLPNAVLLPHIGSATRDAREDMARLCVDNLLAVLRGDSPPAGVNAHLI, from the coding sequence ATGAAGAAAAAGCGTGTGTTTGTCACCAGGAAGTTGCCGGGGAGGGCCTTTGACGAGCTGCGTGAATCTTGCCACGTGGTCAACATGCCGGGGGAAGGAACCCTCGAGAGGAAGGAGCTTTTGCACGCGCTTACGGAGGTTGACGGAATCGTGTCCACCCTCGCCGATCTCATAGACGTGCGGGTCATGGAAAAAGCGGGAAGCCGCCTTGCAGTGGTTTCGAATTACGCCGTAGGATACAACAACATAGACGTGCAGGAAGCCACCAGGCGGAAAGTTATCGTGTGCAATACGCCCGATGTTTTGACCGATGCCACGGCCGATATGGCTTTTACCATGCTTCTTGCAATCGCGAGGGACCTTGCCGGGGCGCACAATTTTACCGCCGGCGGTAACTTCCTGGGGTGGGACCCCTACCTCTTCCTGGGAGTGCCCGTGTGGGGCAAAACGATCGGCATCGTCGGCATGGGAAAGATCGGGTCCGCCATCGCCAGGAGGGCCCTGGGCTTCGATATGAAGGTGCTCTACCACAACAGAAACAGGGTTGATCCGGGTCTGGAAAAGGAGCTCGGCGCCGGATACAGAAGCCTCCCGGAATTGCTCGGGCTTTCTGATTTCGTCGTGCTGGCGGCATCCCTGACCGATGACACCCGGGAGATGATCGGAAAAGATGAGATCGCCCTGATGAAGCGGGAGGCGTGCCTGATAAATATCTGCAGGGGGGAGGTCGTCAGGGAGGCAGATCTCGTCGATGCCCTGAAAAAGGGCGTCATACGGGGGGCCGCGCTCGACGTGTACGAGAAGGAGCCGGAGATCCACCCGGGCCTCTTCGGCCTTCCAAACGCCGTTCTCCTTCCCCACATAGGCAGCGCGACGAGAGATGCTCGGGAGGATATGGCCCGGCTCTGCGTGGATAACCTGCTGGCCGTGCTTCGCGGGGACAGTCCACCCGCGGGTGTCAACGCCCATCTCATCTGA